A stretch of DNA from Rattus rattus isolate New Zealand chromosome 1, Rrattus_CSIRO_v1, whole genome shotgun sequence:
CACCTGtggtccagatcttgaggctgggagacaggtttctgacttggatcttgacatggaaatcttgaggcatagtgaccatgaaaagcttaggcccaagcaaggtagtgcatgcctttaattccaggagactgaggcaaggagaactctgagttcaaggtcagtgtgggacaaagcaagttttagatccaggcatggtggtatacaccattagccttctgctggaggcctacataaggacattggaacatttacttgccagcacatctgttggaacccatTCTACAGAAGCCCAGCTCAGACaaccagcctcgtgggactgagcaactactagattcctGGATGTCCCGTTCACAGGTACCCAGTGTTAGGTTCATTAGACTACAGACTATAactcattacaataaattccatTAATATGTATAGAGACATTCTATAAGTTccgtgactctagagaaccctgagatACCAgctagtgatttttaaaagcatttgtgtTTACATAGTATATGGATACATGAGTGCCACAGTGTATGTGTGAAAATCAGAAGACAGCTTATTGAAGTCAGTTCTCTGTTTCCTCCAAGTGGGTTCCAGGGGGTCCAACTCATcttgtcaggcatggtggcaagtgcCTAACCCTGGCATACCATGGTACTTGTCTGTCTTCCACATAACTAGGCCCATaagaaatggatatttttttcctctttaaactgTGATCTCAGCCCTTTGGACCTGTCTGTTGTAAGGGTCCATGACTCAcggaagaatgataccccagactcaaatagtatgggAAAGCAGAGAGCATTCATTTTATTCTGCAGATGTTCAACATGCTGGGGTCTACCATTTACCAAGATGGAGATGCCCAAATGAGCTTgcaggcccaatttaaagcacattagggaaatTCCAGAGAGGAGTAGGTGAGCTTTATCTTAATCGGTTGGCTCTATACCTAGGGATATTCCAGAACTGTTGTTGGGGTGGGGGcctgggggctggaaactgttgctgacccattgcccttgcctcaggccaggtggtagGGCAGCTACTGATGGCTgggcagtttctgattggctACCTGAAGCCTGGGGTTTTTCTATTAACTGACTAGCCCAGACTTGCCCAGtttttggaaacagaaattgagacCTAGACTCTTGAACTGCCAATTTTAagtctgtcatggagtcagccagTCTCAGTTCtcattgttgctttttttttttttaaagaatgatttatttgggggttggggatttagctcagcggaaggccctgggttcggtcctcagctcaaaaaaaaaaaaaaaaagacaaaataagaatgatttatttgactttattttatgtgcattggtgtaaGAGtaccagatcccttggaactggagttacagacagttgcaagctgctgtgtgggtactggggattgaacccaggtcctttggaagaacagatggtgctcttaaccactgagccatctctccagccccactttgtttttttaaagactcattgCTTTAttctgtgtatgaatattttgcctaaaTGTCTGCATGTATACCATGTGAATTCCTTTGAtttgcagagatcagaagagggtatcaaatcTTATGGAATGGTTGTAGGCCATGATAGGGGAACTGGGcacaaacccaggttctctgcagaaatgtcagtgctcttaaccactgaaccatcacctattccttgtttttaaattatgcctTTGGGGTAGTTTTCATAGGACTAATAGGCCCATTAGCAGAAGTATCCTTTATGACCAGTAAATACCTGGCAGTAAAAATGCCTGTTTTCCTTAGAAATTTATATAAACTCTATATTAactgtatataaacatatagttaaaagaataattacaaagactccccaacccccattgagctctggctgacctcaaactccaagAGACTTGCCTGACTGTACTTCCTGAGTGTAGGGAATAAGTCATGAAGGAGAAGGTAATCATCCCCTAGGTGATGGACATCTCTAAATGTCCAGGACCAGaagtattttagatttttaaacttttgagTTTTGTGATGATTTGCGTATCATTTATAGATCATGTGTTTCTAATCGAGAAATCGGAAATCTGAAATGCTTTCAACACTGAAACTTCAAGTACCAGTGTAATGAAATTTTCTGATTGTGAATGCTCAACTTGTAAGTGTTTAAAACTACAAGAGTACTGGAGAAATGtccaggttaagagcactggctgggggTCCCAGGCACTGTGGGAGCCGCGGCTTACCATGCAGACATGGCCAAGCctaagaaccacaccacacacaaccagtcccgcaaatggcacagaaatggcatcaagaaacctgGATCACAAAGATACAAATCTCTTAAGGGGGTCAaccccaagtttctgaggaacatgTGCTTCtccaagaagaacaacaagaaaggcctgaagaagacgCAGGCCAGCAATGCCAAGGCCGTGAGTGCACGCGCAGAGGCCATTAAGGCCCTTGTGAAGCCTCAGGCCGTCAAGCCCAAGAAGCCAAAGTGCTCCAGCCGCAAACCCATCCGTCTGGCTTTCATCGCTCACCCCAGGCTTGGGAAGAAGATTcgaagctacatggccaagggaCGGAGGCTCTGCCAActaaagcccaaggttcaaaccaaggcagagaccAAAGCTCCAGCCAAGGCCCAGGCTTCaactccagcccaggctcccaagggtgcccaggcccctgtgaaggccccatagaaaaggctcctgccagtgtgaagacagatggacggctgtgacacacccacctacacactatttgcagatgaccagtgtcctatgctgtttttacaaataaacttaagacaagcaaaaaaaaaaaaaaaagcactggctgctcttccagaggacccaggtttaattccctgaacctacatggcagctcagaaccatctaggggatctaatgcctttttctggcctccctgggcaccagacacacattgGATACATAGATACAGATGTGACACAGCgcctatacacatacaaataaatctttaagtaaaTAATTGTATATCGATGGAGGAAGCAGGattgtaagtttgaagccaggctggaCTACTGTAGCAAGAGTTTGTATATACATACGTGTTTgtacatattcataaataaagcCATAACCTATTTGTTTACATCCTCCCTATATGAGTTCCTCACTCAGAACACTCAACCACTTACAgttagaaaatatcttgaggtcGGGAGAAATAGGTAAGGCCTCTAGCTCAGTCATAAAGAATTCTTGTCTACTGAGCATGAGATAGTGGGTTCTACTCtttctgttaagaaaaaaaaatactagaaagCATTGTCCTTACACTGAGTAAGTACAGCTCTTTGGTTATTCCATAAATGATACACTATGACAGTAATTCACATAGCATTCATTTTGAATTAGGTGTTAAAAGAAGTCTAGAGCTGAGCGTAGGGGTTAcatgttatcccagcacttgagtgataagaaacaggaggattaaaagttcaaggccagccttgagtCCATAATAGCAAGTTCAGttccagccaggactacatgagatcctattccaaacaaaaacaacaaaaatattttggtctagtgagatggctcagtgggtaaaaaaaaTCTAGCTGACAAGTCTGAccacctgagtttaattcccatgaccacatggtagaaggagataGCCAACTCCCAGAGGCTGTCCACTTGCCTCCCcgtatatttatgtacatacatgcataaacacacgtaaataaataacatgttaaaatgaaaaatatattctggACCCAGGGGTACAAACTATGATAGCTTAGGTTGTATGCAAATTCTGTTCTGCTTTGTACAGAACTTCCTTGGATTTTGGCATCCTTGAGAGTCCTGGCGTCAGTCTCAGGCCCCGTAAATACCAAGGGAGAAGGTAATTCTTTCAACAAaggttagattttttttgtaaCCCAGCTGGGTTGAGTGTGTAGCTAAAAATGTCTTAACCTATTCTTTTGTCAGtggatatttatttttgtattttcttctgttaAGAACGTCATTGCTCTGCTAGATGCTGGTAGTGCATGccgttttttaaattttaatttaatttttttacttatttacttcatATCCTACTCATTATCCCCCCTCCTGATCACCCCCAacaatcctccccctcccccttcccctctcctctgagtGAGTGGACGTCCCCCTGGGAATACCCCCAACCCTGCCACTCCAAGTTCCCTGGAGACTAGGtgcttcttccactgaggccagacaaggcagcccaactagaagaacatatcccatccacagacaacagcttttgggatagcccccgtTCCAGTTGTTCTAATCCTGTCTTGAGGGGGGGGGGAATAGAGATAGATTTGAGGGGAGAAGATATAATATCAAATGGAtacttttgtatatttataaacattcCTTTAGAGCACATACCTAGAAATGTATTTGAAGTTTGGTGGTAAGTCTTTATTCAAATGTTCCAAGTGAAGACAAACTTTCTCAAAGTTGTCGTACCAGTTTTCCCTCCCACTAGGAGTGGAGAGCAGCCATGCTTCTCACTTCTGCTAACACTCCATGCTGCTGGGCTTTGTCATTTGGCCCAGTCTGGTGGTTGTGAAATGCTATCtctttgtggttttaatttgcatttttctgactGACATGAAATTATGCAGCTTTTCGTGTGTTTAGGGACCATTTATGTGTTCTCTTCAGTGACACTTCTACCCAGTCATTTGCAGGTTTTTCATGGGCTGGTATTTTCTCATTGATTCTTAGATAGTCCTCTATGTTCTGGATGCTAGTTCTTTGTCGTAGGTGTATGAGTTGTGGATCTTCTTTTCATCCTGTAAACTCATCAAGGAGAAGTGCCGTGAGCAAACCTGGAGAATGAAAGTCTCAAGTTCTAGACGCTATAGTGACACCCTGTGGGTGTGCACAGAGGAGGGCCTGGCACTGGAGCATCATAGTACTgactgctgctgacctgtggtGCTTGCCTTTGCAGGTGGAACAGGAGGATTTTGTAATGGAAGGGCATGGCAAGACTCCACCtcctggagaagaaagcaaacagtgaGTCACAGTTTATTAAAAGGGTCCTATTACAGAGCCCAGAAGCAGTTGGTTCAGTATGCTGAGAGCATGTTTGCTGGGCTGTGTAGACGTCCGAGATCCTGCAGCGCATACCAGTTGCTTCGTTGATGCGTTACTTCTATTTATAGATTAACTGGAGGGACAAAAAAgttggctttgttgtttttcACACTTGGCTAATCAAAATTTATGTTATGCTTAAGCCAAGGCTTTACGGCTCAGGATGTTCCAAATTGAACTAATTAAGTTTGGGTGTTTTCCAAAGAAAGTATGAAATGGTGCTTCCTTTCCTTAGCAGTGTCTTCATGAAGGAGGCTCAATTAATGGGCTGTCTGCACACTCTAAGTGTGGGCTCGTCTGCATACTACTTCCTGAAATTCAATTCCAGTGATAATTGAAACTTCTGATCACCATTAAAATCAAGTTTTTACCTGATGAAACAGAGCCTAAAAATAGTATAACTTAGCCAACATTCTCAGTAATTCA
This window harbors:
- the LOC116913878 gene encoding 60S ribosomal protein L29-like; the protein is MAKPKNHTTHNQSRKWHRNGIKKPGSQRYKSLKGVNPKFLRNMCFSKKNNKKGLKKTQASNAKAVSARAEAIKALVKPQAVKPKKPKCSSRKPIRLAFIAHPRLGKKIRSYMAKGRRLCQLKPKVQTKAETKAPAKAQASTPAQAPKGAQAPVKAP